Proteins co-encoded in one Euleptes europaea isolate rEulEur1 chromosome 1, rEulEur1.hap1, whole genome shotgun sequence genomic window:
- the TMC8 gene encoding transmembrane channel-like protein 8: MPCSMQEKRSLRRLNASTGRQVSSWVIWCQRRFRAYRQLREGIWNLARICQIWKASLNEIEGNFGPGIQSYFNFLKFLLFINFLAVLLITSFILLPVTISHDTASFLKGPGAELPCMNYSSDTSHRSAWQHLQDIFTGEGYLEHSVLFYGAYRAKQDNNHRYNVHLAYLLSILGYFFACFIWILQRIVASLVQWLMQRCDFKTCINARIFTEWDFCIRSPEMAALKQRSIYNFLKIDMAEQTWSAQKRQRTWKQLTWLYLLRLLINSVVLLLMATAFYCIHLATEVSQQEAASPSVVNQYLPSVVISLVNVLLPFLFHALAKLEGCSPRTEVNLTLVRCVILKLTSLGMFLLFLGYRVLCTGSRKAPQCQPCGYNELYQCWETHIGQEMYKMTVFSFLTTLAFAFLISLPRRLLARHSSCALARWLGKEEFLVPHNVLDIVAAQTVLWTGIFFCPLLPLLGCVAIFLTFYIKKYTLFQNCQPSTQLFRATHSKFLFQIMLLLGLFLAFTSLGYVIISVHPSQPCGLFANYSTPWQAVPKAMSHLPTWALLILNYATSNVFCLLLLMLLSIILTIYVSQAQANRQEIERLKRQRAQCVQEKWCLVKKLASYLVDLP; encoded by the exons ATGCCTTGTTCCATGCAAGAGAAGCGTTCCCTCAG GCGGTTGAATGCCTCCACAGGGAGACAGGTGTCCAGTTGGGTGATCTGGTGCCAAAGACGATTCAGGGCCTATAGGCAACTTCGAGAAGGCATCTGGAATCTTGCCAGGATCTGTCAGATCTGGAAGGCTTCTCTGAATGAGATTGAGG GGAATTTTGGCCCGGGCATCCAGTCCTATTTCAATTTCCTGAAGTTCCTGCTTTTTATCAATTTCCTGGCTGTTCTGCTCATCACAAGCTTTATACTGCTGCCTGTTACCATCTCCCATGACACAGCCAGTTTTCTGAAGGGTCCAGGTGCAG AGCTGCCGTGCATGAACTACAGCAGTGACACCAGTCATAGATCAGCCTGGCAACACCTTCAGGACATCTTCACTGGGGAA GGCTATTTGGAGCATTCTGTCTTGTTTTATGGTGCTTATCGTGCAAAACAGGATAACAACCACCGCTATAATGTACACTTAGCCTACCTGCTTAGCATCTTGGGATACTTCTTTGCTTGCTTCATTTGGATCCTCCAGCG GATTGTGGCCAGCTTGGTGCAGTGGCTGATGCAACGATGTGATTTCAAGACGTGCATCAATGCCAGGATCTTTACGGAATGGGATTTCTGCATCCGAAGCCCTGAGATGGCTGCCCTCAAACAGCGGAGTATTTACAATTTCCTTAAG ATTGACATGGCAGAGCAGACCTGGAGTGCGCAGAAGCGGCAGCGGACGTGGAAACAACTGACTTGGCTCTATCTGCTGCGCTTGCTAATTAATAGTGTTGTCTTGCTTCTGATGGCCACTGCTTTCTATTGCATTCACTTGGCCACAGAGGTTTCCCAG CAAGAAGCTGCTAGCCCCAGTGTAGTGAACCAGTACCTGCCATCCGTGGTCATCTCCTTAGTGAATGTTCTCCTGCCCTTTCTCTTCCATGCCCTGGCCAAGCTGGAGGGCTGCTCTCCCAGAACTGAAGTTAACCTCACCCTAGTCAG GTGCGTGATCCTGAAGCTGACCAGCCTGGGAATGTTCCTGCTGTTCCTGGGCTACAGGGTCCTGTGCACAGGGAGCAGAAAAGCTCCCCAGTGCCAGCCGTGTGGTTACAATGAACTCTATCAG TGCTGGGAAACTCATATTGGACAGGAGATGTATAAGATGACTGTCTTCAGCTTCTTGACCACCTTGGCATTTGCTTTCCTTATCAGTCTGCCACGGAG GCTATTAGCTAGGCATTCATCCTGCGCACTGGCTCGCTGGCTTGGCAAAGAAGAATTCCTGGTGCCTCACAATGTACTGGATATTGTAGCAGCTCAAACAGTCTTATGGACTGGGATCTTCTTTTGTCCTCTCCTGCCTTTGCTCGGATGTGTCGCCATTTTCCTTACATtctatataaaaaag TACACTTTGTTCCAGAACTGCCAGCCTTCAACTCAGCTGTTTCGAGCAACCCATTCTAAATTCCTCTTCCAGATTATGTTACTGCTAGGCCTGTTTCTGGCCTTCACATCACTGGGCTATGTCATCATCAG TGTCCACCCATCCCAGCCCTGTGGGCTGTTTGCCAACTATTCGACTCCTTGGCAGGCAGTGCCTAAAGCAATGTCCCATCTACCTACCTGGGCACTGCTTATTTTGAATTATGCCACATCCAATGTCTTTTGTCTCTTACTCTTGATGCTGCTCAG CATCATCCTCACCATCTACGTTTCTCAGGCACAAGCAAATAGACAAGAGATTGAAAGGCTCAAGAGGCAACGAGCACAG TGTGTTCAGGAAAAATGGTGCTTGGTAAAGAAACTGGCTTCGTACCTAGTGGATCTTCCATGA